The window GCAGAAAAGTGACTGGGATCTGGATCTTTTGAAATTTTATAGCGAATTTTGCGCATTGAGAAACAACCATAAGGTGCTACGCACTGGAGATTTTAAGACCCTGTATGCGGCCGGCCGCCAGTGGGTGTTTCGCCGAAAACTTGCCAATCAGGCAGCCTTTGTCGGGTTTAACACGGCTGATGCCGAGGCCATATTTCAGTTTTATACTGACATGGTGCTGGGTGCCGATATGAAGGTCCTGTGGCCGGCAGAAGGGTGTAGGATTGTCAACCATGCTGCATCACAAATCACTGTACGTGTGCAGGCACGTACGCCTTTTTTAATAATGGGGTAACCTAAAGAAGAACGACGAAAACGGACTACCAAATTTAAATGACAGCTTAGTACTATGGAAAACAATCCAGAAGTGCGCATGAAGGAGATTAAAGATTCAGGGAGCGGTCAGATTTTTAGTTCACCCGCGCTCGAACGGCTATCAAAAGCTTCTCCCTTTGTATCTGTAGGAGTCTACCTGCTCATCATTGCCGGTCTCTTGATGTGGGCATACGCTGCGCGTGTAACGAGCAACGCATGGACCGGGCTTGCTCTTTTTGTTGGGGCATACTTCAGTTGGACGCTATTCGAGTATCTTTTTCATCGCTTTGTAAACCATCTCGATACATTCTTTCCGGATTCAGAAGCCGTACGCAAATTTGACTATGCGATTCACGGCATTCATCACGAATTTCCCCGCGATACAAAACGCCTGATCATGCCCCCTTTACCCGGCACGCTGATCATTCTTGTATTGCTTGGATTGTTCTGGCTAGCTATGGGGGCGTACGTCCTCGTGTTTATGCCAGGCTTCCTTTTAGGATACCTGTCTTACGCTTTTATTCACTATGCTACCCATGCCTGGAAGCCGCCCAAAGCGCGTTTCTTAAAGGCTTTGTGGCGGCATCATGCGCTACATCACTATAAACACCCGGATAAAGCGTTTGGTGTATCGACGCCCATTTGGGACTACGTTTTTCGCA is drawn from Bacteroidota bacterium and contains these coding sequences:
- a CDS encoding sterol desaturase family protein, with the translated sequence MENNPEVRMKEIKDSGSGQIFSSPALERLSKASPFVSVGVYLLIIAGLLMWAYAARVTSNAWTGLALFVGAYFSWTLFEYLFHRFVNHLDTFFPDSEAVRKFDYAIHGIHHEFPRDTKRLIMPPLPGTLIILVLLGLFWLAMGAYVLVFMPGFLLGYLSYAFIHYATHAWKPPKARFLKALWRHHALHHYKHPDKAFGVSTPIWDYVFRTMPPDRKKGTS